The following proteins come from a genomic window of Anticarsia gemmatalis isolate Benzon Research Colony breed Stoneville strain chromosome 25, ilAntGemm2 primary, whole genome shotgun sequence:
- the LOC142983976 gene encoding tubulin alpha chain produces the protein MRECISVHVGQAGVQIGNACWELYCLEHGIQPDGQMPTDKTVGGGDDSFNTFFSETGAGKHVPRAVFVDLEPTVVDEVRTGTYRQLFHPEQLITGKEDAANNYARGHYTIGKEIVDLVLDRIRKLADQCTGLQGFLIFHSFGGGTGSGFTSLLMERLSVDYGKKSKLEFAIYPAPQVSTAVVEPYNSILTTHTTLEHSDCAFMVDNEAIYDICRRNLDIERPTYTNLNRLIGQIVSSITASLRFDGALNVDLTEFQTNLVPYPRIHFPLVTYAPVISAEKAYHEQLSVAEITNACFEPANQMVKCDPRHGKYMACCMLYRGDVVPKDVNAAIATIKTKRTIQFVDWCPTGFKVGINYQPPTVVPGGDLAKVQRAVCMLSNTTAIAEAWARLDHKFDLMYAKRAFVHWYVGEGMEEGEFSEAREDLAALEKDYEEVGMDSAEGEGEGAEEY, from the exons ATG cGTGAGTGCATCTCCGTACACGTTGGCCAAGCCGGAGTCCAGATCGGTAACGCCTGCTGGGAGCTCTACTGCCTTGAGCATGGAATCCAGCCTGATGGCCAGATGCCCACAGACAAGACCGTGGGCGGAGGAGACGACTCCTTCAACACCTTCTTCAGTGAGACCGGTGCCGGCAAGCACGTGCCCAGGGCTGTGTTCGTCGACTTGGAACCTACAGTAGTTG ATGAGGTCCGCACTGGCACATACAGACAGTTGTTTCATCCAGAACAGCTTATCACTGGTAAGGAAGATGCGGCCAACAACTACGCGCGTGGTCACTACACCATCGGCAAGGAAATCGTAGACCTGGTCCTCGACCGCATCCGCAAGCTGGCTGACCAGTGCACCGGTCTCCAGGGCTTCCTCATCTTCCACTCCTTCGGAGGAGGCACTGGCTCCGGTTTCACCTCCCTCCTCATGGAGCGACTCTCCGTGGACTACGGCAAGAAGTCCAAGCTGGAGTTCGCCATCTACCCCGCCCCCCAGGTGTCCACCGCCGTCGTGGAGCCCTACAACTCCATCTTGACCACCCACACCACCTTGGAGCACTCGGACTGCGCCTTCATGGTCGACAACGAGGCCATCTACGACATCTGCCGCCGCAACCTCGACATCGAGCGGCCCACTTACACCAACCTGAATCGTCTGATCGGTCAGATCGTGTCCTCCATCACGGCCTCCCTGCGTTTCGACGGCGCCCTCAACGTCGACCTTACCGAGTTCCAGACCAACTTGGTGCCATACCCGCGTATCCACTTCCCTCTGGTGACCTACGCGCCCGTCATCTCCGCGGAAAAGGCGTACCACGAGCAGTTGTCGGTGGCTGAGATCACCAACGCCTGCTTCGAGCCCGCTAACCAGATGGTCAAGTGCGACCCCCGCCACGGCAAATACATGGCCTGCTGCATGTTGTACCGTGGAGACGTCGTACCTAAGGACGTGAACGCGGCTATCGCTACCATCAAGACTAAGAGGACCATCCAGTTCGTGGACTGGTGTCCTACTGGTTTCAAGGTGGGCATCAACTACCAGCCCCCGACCGTCGTGCCCGGAGGTGATCTCGCCAAGGTGCAGCGTGCCGTGTGCATGTTGTCCAACACCACCGCCATCGCCGAGGCCTGGGCGCGTCTGGACCACAAGTTCGACCTCATGTACGCCAAGCGCGCGTTCGTGCACTGGTACGTCGGTGAGGGTATGGAGGAGGGAGAGTTCTCCGAGGCTCGTGAGGACTTGGCCGCTCTCGAGAAGGACTACGAAGAAGTCGGCATGGACTCCGCCGAGGGTGAGGGCGAGGGAGCCGAAGAGTACTAA